A genomic region of Capra hircus breed San Clemente chromosome 21, ASM170441v1, whole genome shotgun sequence contains the following coding sequences:
- the C21H14orf180 gene encoding nutritionally-regulated adipose and cardiac enriched protein homolog: MKTAAHAWSPDSQPETQHQTRKNEEAAPGSPTPRAGREGRKGPASILRRSSQQRCGRGDEPRRTTRHVRFREPLEVAVRYIACREPTAAAQAPSRPRPRGSSLLLRLTTCVLLALVLGVCCGQAGPVAGALEDLRARLLAALLRLQLAALDCWRCLLQL; encoded by the exons ATGAAGACTGCAGCGCACGCCTGGAGCCCCGACTCCCAGCCAGAGACTCAGCATCAGACAAGAAAGAATGAGGAGGCGGCTCCAGGCTCACCGACGCCCAGGGCGGGGAGG GAGGGCAGAAAGGGCCCCGCCTCAATCCTGAGACGAAGCTCACAGCAGCGCTGTGGCCGTGGGGATGAGCCGCGGAGGACCACGAGGCACGTGCGGTTCCGAGAGCCCCTGGAGGTGGCCGTCCGCT ACATCGCCTGCAGGGAGCCCACCGCCGCTGCCCAGG CGCCCAGCCGGCCACGGCCCCGCGGCAGCTCCCTGCTTCTGCGGCTGACAACCTGCGTCCTGCTGGCGCTGGTGCTGGGCGTGTGCTGCGGCCAGGCCGGGCCCGTGGCCGGGGCCCTGGAGGACCTCCGGGCCCGGCTCCTCGccgccctcctgcgcctgcagcTGGCTGCCCTGGACTGCTGGCGCTGCCTGCTGCAGCTCTGA